One Centroberyx gerrardi isolate f3 chromosome 2, fCenGer3.hap1.cur.20231027, whole genome shotgun sequence DNA window includes the following coding sequences:
- the sh3bp2 gene encoding SH3 domain-binding protein 2 isoform X3, whose amino-acid sequence MDLLPVLASTASMLRESAAVQTIKRRLNRRTMSSPEVCWPVPMRAIGAQNLLTMPGGVSTAGYLHKKGGSQFSLMKWPLRYIIIHKGCVYYFKSSTSPAPQGAFSLNGYNRVMRAAEETTSSNVFPFKIVHFSKKHRTWFFSAASEDERRKWMRHLRREIDHYNDRRDSNIPSDSDSDADSFYGSIERPMDIKHSVDNAEDDYMEDEDDEDEEDYLKPDSDCSPTSTGRPTGPPPSYPPPPVPAALQHRQDSITSFHKGPPPPVPPHNKTPTSPLPKKPPPSFPPPCIQKDPPKGLPPPLPFAPHLQTPSSLTPPLPPPPNAKRSLPGRMASMPEPGSDKRGGRPLPAVSVQSPATLPICNQLESRMVLNGPSHSSAGGSHSPGVSRHLGLGRPGPPLPPPPNIGGSPRGFLTPRSGTLDPPPPAHTPPSLPPPLSPHPKPGPHKPKPPPPCFKPPVPTARPKQGGANLQRASPEGQSFRISGEELPAECRRRRDPAKHGGEEESDEDYENVQLPNSVFIDTTETCSVEKLFRDSRSPPQDGLYGIRNSGTKTSKVLVVWDVSLGKARNYRLFEEEQRVFLDSEVSFPSLAALIEHYHSHPLPHHGSLCLQWPYGYSPPR is encoded by the exons ATGGACTTGCTGCCGGTCTTGGCCTCCACAGCCAGCATGCTGAGGGAGAGCGCTGCCGTTCAAACCATCAAGAGGAGGCTCAACAGGAG AACCATGTCGTCTCCTGAGGTGTGCTGGCCGGTGCCGATGCGAGCCATCGGGGCGCAGAACCTCCTCACCATGCCAGGAGGAGTTTCCACGGCGGGATACCTCCACAAGAAGGGAGGGAGCCAGTTCAGCCTCATGAAGT GGCCGCTGCGATACATCATCATCCACAAAGGCTGTGTGTACTACTTCAAGAGCAGCACCTCTCCGGCCCCACAGGGGGCGTTCTCCCTCAACGGCTACAACAG agtGATGAGAGCGGCGGAGGAGACGACGTCCAGCAACGTGTTTCCCTTTAAGATCGTCCACTTCAGCAAGAAACACAGAACCTGGTTCTTCTCTGCAGCCAGCGAGGACGAGAGGAGg AAATGGATGCGACACCTGCGGAGGGAGATAGATCATTATAACGACAGACGAGACTCAAACATCCCAAG TGACTCCGACTCTGATGCCGACAGTTTCTACGGGTCCATTGAGAGGCCGATGGATATTAAACACTCCGTCGATAACGCAGAAgatg ATTAcatggaggatgaagatgatgaagatgaggaggattATCTGAAGCCTGACAGCGACTGCTCACCAACATCCACAG GCAGACCCACCGGCCCGCCCCCCTCCTACCCCCCTCCCCCGGTGCCGGCGGCGCTCCAGCACCGCCAAGACTCCATCACAAGTTTCCACAAAGGCCCGCCTCCCCCCGTCCCGCCGCACAACAAAACGCCCACCAGTCCGCTCCCCAAAAAGCCGCCTCcgtctttcccccctccctgcaTCCAGAAGGACCCCCCCAAGGGCCTCCCCCCCCCGCTGCCCTTCGCCCCCCACCTGCAGACGCCCTCgtccctcaccccccctctcccgCCGCCGCCCAACGCCAAGCGGTCGCTCCCGGGCAGGATGGCGTCGATGCCGGAGCCCGGCAGCGACAAGAGGGGGGGGAGGCCTCTGCCGGCCGTGAGCGTCCAATCCCCCGCCACTCTGCCCATCTGCAACCAATTAGAAAGCAGAATGGTCCTGAACGGCCCCTCCCACAGTTCTGCCGGAGGAAGCCACTCGCCGGGCGTCAGCCGCCACCTGGGGCTCGGCAGGCCGGGCCCCccgcttcctcctccccctAATATCGGGGGCTCGCCCCGCGGGTTCCTCACCCCCCGATCCGGGACGTTGGACCCCCCGCCGCCCGCCCAcacgcccccctccctccctcctcccctctctccgcATCCTAAACCCGGGCCGCACAAGCCCAAGCCTCCTCCGCCGTGCTTCAAGCCCCCCGTCCCGACAGCCAGGCCCAAGCAGGGAGGAGCCAACCTCCA AAGAGCGTCTCCGGAGGGACAGAGTTTCCGGATCTCGGGAGAGGAGCTGCCGGCCGAGTGCAGGAGGAGACGAGACCCGGCTAAAcacggaggagaggaagagtccGACGAAGACTACGAGAAT GTGCAGCTGCCAAACTCTGTGTTCATCGACACAACGGAAACATGCAGCGTGGAAAA GTTGTTCAGGGACAGCCGCTCCCCTCCGCAGGACGGCCTGTACGGCATCAGGAACTCCGGCACCAAAACCTCAAAG GTGCTGGTGGTGTGGGACGTCAGTTTAGGCAAAGCCAGAAACTACAGACTGTTTGAAGAG GAGCAGCGGGTGTTTCTGGACAGCGAGGTGAGCTTCCCCTCCCTGGCGGCTCTGATCGAACACTACCACAGCCACCCGCTGCCCCACCACGGCTCCCTCTGCCTCCAGTGGCCTTATGGGTACTCGCCGCCcaggtga
- the sh3bp2 gene encoding SH3 domain-binding protein 2 isoform X1, translating to MSAVMSAPSMRKKKSFALNSKPSVRMCIREQRDSITMSSPEVCWPVPMRAIGAQNLLTMPGGVSTAGYLHKKGGSQFSLMKWPLRYIIIHKGCVYYFKSSTSPAPQGAFSLNGYNRVMRAAEETTSSNVFPFKIVHFSKKHRTWFFSAASEDERRKWMRHLRREIDHYNDRRDSNIPSDSDSDADSFYGSIERPMDIKHSVDNAEDDYMEDEDDEDEEDYLKPDSDCSPTSTGRPTGPPPSYPPPPVPAALQHRQDSITSFHKGPPPPVPPHNKTPTSPLPKKPPPSFPPPCIQKDPPKGLPPPLPFAPHLQTPSSLTPPLPPPPNAKRSLPGRMASMPEPGSDKRGGRPLPAVSVQSPATLPICNQLESRMVLNGPSHSSAGGSHSPGVSRHLGLGRPGPPLPPPPNIGGSPRGFLTPRSGTLDPPPPAHTPPSLPPPLSPHPKPGPHKPKPPPPCFKPPVPTARPKQGGANLQRASPEGQSFRISGEELPAECRRRRDPAKHGGEEESDEDYENVQLPNSVFIDTTETCSVEKLFRDSRSPPQDGLYGIRNSGTKTSKVLVVWDVSLGKARNYRLFEEEQRVFLDSEVSFPSLAALIEHYHSHPLPHHGSLCLQWPYGYSPPR from the exons AACCATGTCGTCTCCTGAGGTGTGCTGGCCGGTGCCGATGCGAGCCATCGGGGCGCAGAACCTCCTCACCATGCCAGGAGGAGTTTCCACGGCGGGATACCTCCACAAGAAGGGAGGGAGCCAGTTCAGCCTCATGAAGT GGCCGCTGCGATACATCATCATCCACAAAGGCTGTGTGTACTACTTCAAGAGCAGCACCTCTCCGGCCCCACAGGGGGCGTTCTCCCTCAACGGCTACAACAG agtGATGAGAGCGGCGGAGGAGACGACGTCCAGCAACGTGTTTCCCTTTAAGATCGTCCACTTCAGCAAGAAACACAGAACCTGGTTCTTCTCTGCAGCCAGCGAGGACGAGAGGAGg AAATGGATGCGACACCTGCGGAGGGAGATAGATCATTATAACGACAGACGAGACTCAAACATCCCAAG TGACTCCGACTCTGATGCCGACAGTTTCTACGGGTCCATTGAGAGGCCGATGGATATTAAACACTCCGTCGATAACGCAGAAgatg ATTAcatggaggatgaagatgatgaagatgaggaggattATCTGAAGCCTGACAGCGACTGCTCACCAACATCCACAG GCAGACCCACCGGCCCGCCCCCCTCCTACCCCCCTCCCCCGGTGCCGGCGGCGCTCCAGCACCGCCAAGACTCCATCACAAGTTTCCACAAAGGCCCGCCTCCCCCCGTCCCGCCGCACAACAAAACGCCCACCAGTCCGCTCCCCAAAAAGCCGCCTCcgtctttcccccctccctgcaTCCAGAAGGACCCCCCCAAGGGCCTCCCCCCCCCGCTGCCCTTCGCCCCCCACCTGCAGACGCCCTCgtccctcaccccccctctcccgCCGCCGCCCAACGCCAAGCGGTCGCTCCCGGGCAGGATGGCGTCGATGCCGGAGCCCGGCAGCGACAAGAGGGGGGGGAGGCCTCTGCCGGCCGTGAGCGTCCAATCCCCCGCCACTCTGCCCATCTGCAACCAATTAGAAAGCAGAATGGTCCTGAACGGCCCCTCCCACAGTTCTGCCGGAGGAAGCCACTCGCCGGGCGTCAGCCGCCACCTGGGGCTCGGCAGGCCGGGCCCCccgcttcctcctccccctAATATCGGGGGCTCGCCCCGCGGGTTCCTCACCCCCCGATCCGGGACGTTGGACCCCCCGCCGCCCGCCCAcacgcccccctccctccctcctcccctctctccgcATCCTAAACCCGGGCCGCACAAGCCCAAGCCTCCTCCGCCGTGCTTCAAGCCCCCCGTCCCGACAGCCAGGCCCAAGCAGGGAGGAGCCAACCTCCA AAGAGCGTCTCCGGAGGGACAGAGTTTCCGGATCTCGGGAGAGGAGCTGCCGGCCGAGTGCAGGAGGAGACGAGACCCGGCTAAAcacggaggagaggaagagtccGACGAAGACTACGAGAAT GTGCAGCTGCCAAACTCTGTGTTCATCGACACAACGGAAACATGCAGCGTGGAAAA GTTGTTCAGGGACAGCCGCTCCCCTCCGCAGGACGGCCTGTACGGCATCAGGAACTCCGGCACCAAAACCTCAAAG GTGCTGGTGGTGTGGGACGTCAGTTTAGGCAAAGCCAGAAACTACAGACTGTTTGAAGAG GAGCAGCGGGTGTTTCTGGACAGCGAGGTGAGCTTCCCCTCCCTGGCGGCTCTGATCGAACACTACCACAGCCACCCGCTGCCCCACCACGGCTCCCTCTGCCTCCAGTGGCCTTATGGGTACTCGCCGCCcaggtga
- the sh3bp2 gene encoding SH3 domain-binding protein 2 isoform X2, whose protein sequence is MSAVMSAPSMRKKKSFALNSKPSVRMCIREQRDSITMSSPEVCWPVPMRAIGAQNLLTMPGGVSTAGYLHKKGGSQFSLMKWPLRYIIIHKGCVYYFKSSTSPAPQGAFSLNGYNRVMRAAEETTSSNVFPFKIVHFSKKHRTWFFSAASEDERRKWMRHLRREIDHYNDRRDSNIPSDSDSDADSFYGSIERPMDIKHSVDNAEDDYMEDEDDEDEEDYLKPDSDCSPTSTGRPTGPPPSYPPPPVPAALQHRQDSITSFHKGPPPPVPPHNKTPTSPLPKKPPPSFPPPCIQKDPPKGLPPPLPFAPHLQTPSSLTPPLPPPPNAKRSLPGRMASMPEPGSDKRGGRPLPAVSVQSPATLPICNQLESRMVLNGPSHSSAGGSHSPGVSRHLGLGRPGPPLPPPPNIGGSPRGFLTPRSGTLDPPPPAHTPPSLPPPLSPHPKPGPHKPKPPPPCFKPPVPTARPKQGGANLQASPEGQSFRISGEELPAECRRRRDPAKHGGEEESDEDYENVQLPNSVFIDTTETCSVEKLFRDSRSPPQDGLYGIRNSGTKTSKVLVVWDVSLGKARNYRLFEEEQRVFLDSEVSFPSLAALIEHYHSHPLPHHGSLCLQWPYGYSPPR, encoded by the exons AACCATGTCGTCTCCTGAGGTGTGCTGGCCGGTGCCGATGCGAGCCATCGGGGCGCAGAACCTCCTCACCATGCCAGGAGGAGTTTCCACGGCGGGATACCTCCACAAGAAGGGAGGGAGCCAGTTCAGCCTCATGAAGT GGCCGCTGCGATACATCATCATCCACAAAGGCTGTGTGTACTACTTCAAGAGCAGCACCTCTCCGGCCCCACAGGGGGCGTTCTCCCTCAACGGCTACAACAG agtGATGAGAGCGGCGGAGGAGACGACGTCCAGCAACGTGTTTCCCTTTAAGATCGTCCACTTCAGCAAGAAACACAGAACCTGGTTCTTCTCTGCAGCCAGCGAGGACGAGAGGAGg AAATGGATGCGACACCTGCGGAGGGAGATAGATCATTATAACGACAGACGAGACTCAAACATCCCAAG TGACTCCGACTCTGATGCCGACAGTTTCTACGGGTCCATTGAGAGGCCGATGGATATTAAACACTCCGTCGATAACGCAGAAgatg ATTAcatggaggatgaagatgatgaagatgaggaggattATCTGAAGCCTGACAGCGACTGCTCACCAACATCCACAG GCAGACCCACCGGCCCGCCCCCCTCCTACCCCCCTCCCCCGGTGCCGGCGGCGCTCCAGCACCGCCAAGACTCCATCACAAGTTTCCACAAAGGCCCGCCTCCCCCCGTCCCGCCGCACAACAAAACGCCCACCAGTCCGCTCCCCAAAAAGCCGCCTCcgtctttcccccctccctgcaTCCAGAAGGACCCCCCCAAGGGCCTCCCCCCCCCGCTGCCCTTCGCCCCCCACCTGCAGACGCCCTCgtccctcaccccccctctcccgCCGCCGCCCAACGCCAAGCGGTCGCTCCCGGGCAGGATGGCGTCGATGCCGGAGCCCGGCAGCGACAAGAGGGGGGGGAGGCCTCTGCCGGCCGTGAGCGTCCAATCCCCCGCCACTCTGCCCATCTGCAACCAATTAGAAAGCAGAATGGTCCTGAACGGCCCCTCCCACAGTTCTGCCGGAGGAAGCCACTCGCCGGGCGTCAGCCGCCACCTGGGGCTCGGCAGGCCGGGCCCCccgcttcctcctccccctAATATCGGGGGCTCGCCCCGCGGGTTCCTCACCCCCCGATCCGGGACGTTGGACCCCCCGCCGCCCGCCCAcacgcccccctccctccctcctcccctctctccgcATCCTAAACCCGGGCCGCACAAGCCCAAGCCTCCTCCGCCGTGCTTCAAGCCCCCCGTCCCGACAGCCAGGCCCAAGCAGGGAGGAGCCAACCTCCA AGCGTCTCCGGAGGGACAGAGTTTCCGGATCTCGGGAGAGGAGCTGCCGGCCGAGTGCAGGAGGAGACGAGACCCGGCTAAAcacggaggagaggaagagtccGACGAAGACTACGAGAAT GTGCAGCTGCCAAACTCTGTGTTCATCGACACAACGGAAACATGCAGCGTGGAAAA GTTGTTCAGGGACAGCCGCTCCCCTCCGCAGGACGGCCTGTACGGCATCAGGAACTCCGGCACCAAAACCTCAAAG GTGCTGGTGGTGTGGGACGTCAGTTTAGGCAAAGCCAGAAACTACAGACTGTTTGAAGAG GAGCAGCGGGTGTTTCTGGACAGCGAGGTGAGCTTCCCCTCCCTGGCGGCTCTGATCGAACACTACCACAGCCACCCGCTGCCCCACCACGGCTCCCTCTGCCTCCAGTGGCCTTATGGGTACTCGCCGCCcaggtga
- the sh3bp2 gene encoding SH3 domain-binding protein 2 isoform X4 — protein MSSPEVCWPVPMRAIGAQNLLTMPGGVSTAGYLHKKGGSQFSLMKWPLRYIIIHKGCVYYFKSSTSPAPQGAFSLNGYNRVMRAAEETTSSNVFPFKIVHFSKKHRTWFFSAASEDERRKWMRHLRREIDHYNDRRDSNIPSDSDSDADSFYGSIERPMDIKHSVDNAEDDYMEDEDDEDEEDYLKPDSDCSPTSTGRPTGPPPSYPPPPVPAALQHRQDSITSFHKGPPPPVPPHNKTPTSPLPKKPPPSFPPPCIQKDPPKGLPPPLPFAPHLQTPSSLTPPLPPPPNAKRSLPGRMASMPEPGSDKRGGRPLPAVSVQSPATLPICNQLESRMVLNGPSHSSAGGSHSPGVSRHLGLGRPGPPLPPPPNIGGSPRGFLTPRSGTLDPPPPAHTPPSLPPPLSPHPKPGPHKPKPPPPCFKPPVPTARPKQGGANLQRASPEGQSFRISGEELPAECRRRRDPAKHGGEEESDEDYENVQLPNSVFIDTTETCSVEKLFRDSRSPPQDGLYGIRNSGTKTSKVLVVWDVSLGKARNYRLFEEEQRVFLDSEVSFPSLAALIEHYHSHPLPHHGSLCLQWPYGYSPPR, from the exons ATGTCGTCTCCTGAGGTGTGCTGGCCGGTGCCGATGCGAGCCATCGGGGCGCAGAACCTCCTCACCATGCCAGGAGGAGTTTCCACGGCGGGATACCTCCACAAGAAGGGAGGGAGCCAGTTCAGCCTCATGAAGT GGCCGCTGCGATACATCATCATCCACAAAGGCTGTGTGTACTACTTCAAGAGCAGCACCTCTCCGGCCCCACAGGGGGCGTTCTCCCTCAACGGCTACAACAG agtGATGAGAGCGGCGGAGGAGACGACGTCCAGCAACGTGTTTCCCTTTAAGATCGTCCACTTCAGCAAGAAACACAGAACCTGGTTCTTCTCTGCAGCCAGCGAGGACGAGAGGAGg AAATGGATGCGACACCTGCGGAGGGAGATAGATCATTATAACGACAGACGAGACTCAAACATCCCAAG TGACTCCGACTCTGATGCCGACAGTTTCTACGGGTCCATTGAGAGGCCGATGGATATTAAACACTCCGTCGATAACGCAGAAgatg ATTAcatggaggatgaagatgatgaagatgaggaggattATCTGAAGCCTGACAGCGACTGCTCACCAACATCCACAG GCAGACCCACCGGCCCGCCCCCCTCCTACCCCCCTCCCCCGGTGCCGGCGGCGCTCCAGCACCGCCAAGACTCCATCACAAGTTTCCACAAAGGCCCGCCTCCCCCCGTCCCGCCGCACAACAAAACGCCCACCAGTCCGCTCCCCAAAAAGCCGCCTCcgtctttcccccctccctgcaTCCAGAAGGACCCCCCCAAGGGCCTCCCCCCCCCGCTGCCCTTCGCCCCCCACCTGCAGACGCCCTCgtccctcaccccccctctcccgCCGCCGCCCAACGCCAAGCGGTCGCTCCCGGGCAGGATGGCGTCGATGCCGGAGCCCGGCAGCGACAAGAGGGGGGGGAGGCCTCTGCCGGCCGTGAGCGTCCAATCCCCCGCCACTCTGCCCATCTGCAACCAATTAGAAAGCAGAATGGTCCTGAACGGCCCCTCCCACAGTTCTGCCGGAGGAAGCCACTCGCCGGGCGTCAGCCGCCACCTGGGGCTCGGCAGGCCGGGCCCCccgcttcctcctccccctAATATCGGGGGCTCGCCCCGCGGGTTCCTCACCCCCCGATCCGGGACGTTGGACCCCCCGCCGCCCGCCCAcacgcccccctccctccctcctcccctctctccgcATCCTAAACCCGGGCCGCACAAGCCCAAGCCTCCTCCGCCGTGCTTCAAGCCCCCCGTCCCGACAGCCAGGCCCAAGCAGGGAGGAGCCAACCTCCA AAGAGCGTCTCCGGAGGGACAGAGTTTCCGGATCTCGGGAGAGGAGCTGCCGGCCGAGTGCAGGAGGAGACGAGACCCGGCTAAAcacggaggagaggaagagtccGACGAAGACTACGAGAAT GTGCAGCTGCCAAACTCTGTGTTCATCGACACAACGGAAACATGCAGCGTGGAAAA GTTGTTCAGGGACAGCCGCTCCCCTCCGCAGGACGGCCTGTACGGCATCAGGAACTCCGGCACCAAAACCTCAAAG GTGCTGGTGGTGTGGGACGTCAGTTTAGGCAAAGCCAGAAACTACAGACTGTTTGAAGAG GAGCAGCGGGTGTTTCTGGACAGCGAGGTGAGCTTCCCCTCCCTGGCGGCTCTGATCGAACACTACCACAGCCACCCGCTGCCCCACCACGGCTCCCTCTGCCTCCAGTGGCCTTATGGGTACTCGCCGCCcaggtga